From a single Shewanella donghaensis genomic region:
- a CDS encoding thiopurine S-methyltransferase, with product MEPSFWHDKWQLQQIGFHQPQVNPFLVKYWPQLAVNSSTEVFVPLCGKTLDMCYLAELGHNVLGCELSQTAVEDFFKENCLPVESKSKGEHQYFATEQVTLIQGDIFTLPQNITQSIDAFYDRAALIAWPEEMRQQYALQLAQLIPANVKGLLITLDYPQAELNGPPFAVSPQWIEQYLAPYFDVEVLECADVLADNPRFIKKEVTWLNEAAYLLTRKS from the coding sequence ATGGAACCCAGCTTTTGGCATGATAAGTGGCAGTTACAACAAATCGGTTTTCATCAACCGCAGGTTAATCCGTTTTTAGTAAAGTACTGGCCTCAGTTGGCGGTGAATAGTTCAACTGAAGTGTTTGTGCCCTTGTGTGGTAAGACTCTAGACATGTGCTATTTAGCTGAGCTAGGTCATAATGTGCTTGGTTGTGAATTGAGCCAAACAGCAGTAGAAGATTTCTTTAAAGAAAATTGCTTGCCCGTTGAAAGTAAAAGTAAGGGTGAGCACCAATACTTTGCTACTGAACAAGTCACTCTTATTCAAGGTGATATTTTTACGCTTCCCCAAAATATAACTCAATCTATTGATGCATTTTACGATCGCGCTGCACTGATCGCCTGGCCTGAGGAAATGCGTCAGCAATATGCATTACAGTTGGCACAACTTATACCTGCTAATGTAAAAGGCTTATTGATAACCTTAGATTATCCGCAAGCTGAGCTAAATGGTCCACCATTTGCTGTAAGCCCACAATGGATTGAACAGTACCTTGCACCTTACTTTGATGTCGAAGTGCTGGAGTGTGCAGATGTACTGGCTGATAATCCACGTTTTATAAAGAAAGAAGTCACCTGGTTAAACGAAGCTGCATATTTGTTGACGCGAAAGTCATAA
- a CDS encoding porin → MKKTLISASVASVIALTSFGALAESPSFYGRLDLAVTNSDTGVTTQEGKEGTVFENNFSHIGVKGSEEISKDFEVIYQMEFQVENTSSSSDVFKARNTFLGLKTNAGTVLVGRNDTVFKQAEGGVDIFGNTNADIDRLAAGQTRSADGIWYYSPKIADLVTLNATYLMEDNQASDESQYALSATIGDKKLKAQNYYVAGAYNTIGNIDAYRGVAQVKLGDFKVGGLFQNTESQLDSAFEGNTYFLNVSYNLNGVNLKAEYGVDESGLGKYFSKISGMTPSADQASTLSDVNVQSITIGADYRISKSTLVYGHYAMYEGDYTMTGASTTDLEDDNIFTVGVRYDF, encoded by the coding sequence ATGAAAAAGACGCTAATCTCTGCATCAGTTGCCTCAGTTATTGCATTAACTTCATTCGGTGCGCTAGCCGAAAGTCCTAGCTTTTATGGTCGTTTAGATTTGGCTGTAACGAATTCAGACACTGGTGTCACTACCCAAGAAGGTAAAGAAGGCACTGTATTTGAAAATAACTTTTCTCACATCGGTGTTAAAGGTTCTGAAGAAATTTCAAAAGACTTTGAAGTTATTTACCAAATGGAATTCCAGGTTGAAAACACTTCATCTAGCTCAGATGTTTTCAAGGCACGTAACACTTTCCTAGGTCTAAAAACGAATGCTGGTACAGTATTGGTTGGTCGTAACGACACTGTATTCAAGCAAGCTGAAGGTGGCGTTGATATCTTTGGTAACACCAATGCCGATATCGATCGTCTAGCAGCAGGTCAAACTCGTAGCGCAGATGGTATCTGGTATTATTCTCCTAAAATTGCTGATTTAGTAACACTAAATGCAACTTACTTGATGGAAGATAATCAAGCGAGTGATGAAAGTCAGTATGCATTAAGTGCGACAATTGGTGACAAGAAATTAAAAGCACAAAACTACTATGTAGCTGGTGCTTACAACACAATTGGTAACATCGACGCTTACCGTGGTGTTGCACAAGTTAAACTAGGTGATTTCAAAGTCGGTGGTTTATTTCAAAACACTGAAAGCCAATTAGATAGCGCATTTGAAGGTAACACTTACTTCTTAAACGTTTCTTACAATCTAAATGGTGTAAACCTTAAAGCTGAATATGGCGTAGACGAATCAGGTTTAGGTAAGTACTTCTCTAAAATTAGTGGAATGACACCTAGTGCAGATCAAGCTTCTACTCTTAGCGATGTTAACGTACAAAGCATTACTATAGGTGCTGATTACCGCATCTCTAAATCAACGTTAGTATATGGCCATTACGCTATGTACGAAGGTGATTACACAATGACTGGCGCTTCAACAACTGACCTAGAAGATGACAACATCTTCACCGTTGGTGTACGCTACGACTTCTAA
- a CDS encoding porin, which translates to MKKNLITAAILSCTALTSFTALADGPNFYGRADLAFTNSDTGVATQNQKDGTIIENNFSWLGVKGSEKINEDFEVIYQMEFGVSNFDNSGNTFAARNTFIGLKTVAGTALVGRNDTVFKASEGGVDLFGNTNSDIDLLAAGQTRSGDGISYYSPKIADMLTLNATYLMDDNYDSQSDSMYAVSATIGDKALKAQNFYASAAYQDGITDIEAYRGVVQAKFGNFIVGGLYQNTESLKTELAHLKGDSYFLNAAYVMGNLKLKAMYGYDDSGLGKIVDRRTGQLEADEGANILDARKDVTDVEIQQFSVGADYRLSSNTLVYGHYTKYDGDMKLNGVVEDLSDNIFTVGVRLDF; encoded by the coding sequence ATGAAAAAAAACCTGATCACTGCAGCAATTCTATCTTGTACTGCATTGACCTCTTTCACTGCTCTAGCTGATGGCCCTAATTTCTACGGTCGTGCTGATCTTGCATTCACCAACTCTGATACTGGCGTCGCTACACAAAATCAGAAAGATGGCACCATTATTGAAAACAACTTCTCTTGGTTAGGTGTTAAAGGTTCTGAAAAAATCAATGAAGATTTTGAAGTTATTTACCAAATGGAATTCGGTGTAAGTAACTTTGATAATTCGGGCAATACATTCGCAGCACGTAACACTTTCATCGGTTTAAAAACTGTTGCAGGTACTGCGTTAGTGGGTCGTAATGACACTGTATTTAAAGCTTCTGAAGGCGGCGTTGATTTATTTGGTAACACCAACTCAGATATCGATCTTCTTGCTGCAGGCCAAACTCGTTCTGGTGATGGCATCAGCTATTACTCTCCAAAAATCGCTGACATGCTGACATTAAATGCGACATATTTAATGGATGACAACTATGATTCACAAAGTGATTCTATGTATGCAGTCAGTGCAACGATTGGTGACAAAGCACTTAAAGCACAAAACTTCTACGCATCAGCGGCATACCAAGATGGTATTACTGATATCGAAGCATACCGTGGTGTAGTACAAGCTAAATTTGGTAACTTCATTGTGGGTGGTTTATACCAAAACACTGAAAGCTTAAAAACGGAGCTTGCTCACCTTAAAGGCGATAGCTACTTCCTAAACGCTGCATACGTTATGGGTAACCTAAAGCTTAAAGCGATGTATGGTTACGATGACTCAGGTTTAGGTAAAATTGTAGACCGTCGTACCGGTCAACTTGAGGCTGATGAAGGCGCAAATATTCTAGATGCACGTAAAGATGTCACTGATGTTGAAATTCAACAGTTCAGTGTTGGTGCAGATTACCGTCTAAGCTCAAACACCTTAGTATACGGTCACTACACTAAATATGACGGCGACATGAAGCTGAATGGTGTTGTTGAAGATTTAAGTGACAATATCTTCACTGTAGGTGTTCGTTTAGATTTCTAA